A genome region from Arachidicoccus soli includes the following:
- the gap gene encoding type I glyceraldehyde-3-phosphate dehydrogenase — translation MSSVKVAINGFGRIGRLVFRQIYNMEGIEVVAINDLTSPATLAHLLKYDSAQGRFHGEVKSTENAILVNGEKINIYAQRDPSQIPWGEHDVDVVIESTGFFADKDKAEAHIKAGAKRVVISAPATGDLKTIVFNVNHEILDGSETIISCASCTTNCLAPMAKALNDAFTIEVGSMTTVHAYTNDQNTLDAPHPKNDLRRARAAAQNIVPNSTGAAKAIGLVLPELKGKLDGGAQRVPTITGSLTELTAILAKKTTAEEVNATMKAASNESFGYNEDQIVSTDIIGIHFGSLFDATQTKVITVGDHQLVKVTSWYDNEMSYVSQLVRTVHHFAKLIS, via the coding sequence ATGAGTTCAGTAAAAGTTGCGATTAACGGATTCGGCCGTATCGGTCGTTTAGTTTTCCGTCAAATCTACAACATGGAAGGCATTGAAGTCGTTGCTATCAACGATCTTACCAGCCCTGCTACACTAGCGCACTTATTAAAATATGACAGCGCTCAAGGCCGTTTTCACGGAGAAGTAAAAAGTACAGAAAACGCAATATTGGTAAATGGAGAGAAAATTAACATTTATGCGCAAAGAGATCCTTCTCAAATTCCTTGGGGGGAACACGATGTGGATGTTGTAATTGAAAGTACCGGTTTCTTTGCTGATAAAGATAAAGCTGAGGCACACATTAAAGCGGGCGCAAAAAGAGTTGTTATTTCCGCGCCGGCAACAGGAGATTTAAAAACTATCGTATTTAATGTAAACCATGAAATATTAGATGGTTCTGAAACAATTATCAGTTGCGCTTCTTGTACAACTAATTGTCTTGCTCCAATGGCTAAAGCATTAAACGATGCATTTACGATTGAAGTCGGAAGCATGACTACAGTACACGCTTATACAAACGACCAAAATACTTTGGATGCACCACATCCAAAAAATGATCTACGTCGTGCACGTGCAGCGGCCCAAAATATTGTACCCAATTCCACCGGTGCAGCGAAAGCAATTGGATTGGTTTTACCTGAATTGAAAGGGAAATTAGATGGGGGCGCACAACGTGTTCCAACTATTACCGGCTCTTTAACTGAATTAACTGCAATTCTTGCTAAAAAAACTACAGCAGAAGAAGTAAATGCTACAATGAAAGCTGCCAGCAATGAAAGTTTTGGTTATAATGAAGATCAAATTGTAAGTACCGATATCATTGGTATTCATTTCGGTTCTTTGTTTGATGCAACACAAACAAAAGTTATTACTGTTGGAGATCACCAATTGGTAAAAGTAACCAGCTGGTATGATAATGAAATGAGTTATGTTTCTCAATTGGTACGTACTGTACACCATTTTGCGAAATTAATTTCTTAA
- a CDS encoding DUF1697 domain-containing protein, which yields MPIYISFLRGINVSGKRIIHMIELQALYELLDFQNVKTYIQSGNVLFLSKEISSEKLCKKIELAIKEKWGFFVPVIIRTPEELKSIITKFPFGKEVEEKTRAVSFLNKMPKESNLELLKNEIFEVDKFHIRGREIYLHYPLGQANTKLTNNLIEKKLQVNSTIRNWKTIQKMIALSEVFKEVSD from the coding sequence ATGCCCATTTATATCTCCTTTTTACGTGGAATAAATGTTAGTGGGAAAAGGATAATTCATATGATTGAATTACAAGCATTATATGAATTATTGGACTTTCAAAACGTAAAAACATATATACAAAGCGGTAATGTGTTATTTCTCTCTAAAGAAATCTCTTCGGAAAAGCTTTGCAAAAAAATTGAATTGGCTATCAAAGAAAAATGGGGATTTTTTGTTCCAGTAATCATCCGAACTCCTGAAGAATTAAAGTCCATTATTACAAAGTTCCCTTTTGGAAAAGAGGTAGAAGAAAAAACCAGAGCCGTCTCATTTTTAAATAAGATGCCCAAAGAGAGTAATCTTGAACTATTGAAAAATGAAATATTTGAGGTTGATAAATTTCATATAAGAGGGCGCGAAATTTATTTGCATTACCCTTTAGGGCAAGCAAATACAAAACTCACGAATAATCTGATTGAAAAAAAATTGCAGGTTAATTCGACTATTCGCAACTGGAAAACGATTCAAAAAATGATTGCTCTTTCAGAGGTATTTAAGGAAGTATCAGATTAA
- a CDS encoding diacylglycerol/lipid kinase family protein, whose translation MEVFEKIQSVDLQKVIIGKQKRKIIYLVNPVSGTTKKSTLVNLIEKISKEQELYCEILPTNQRGNYDFLIERIYKDNITDIVIIGGDGTVNHVVGALYDQPVNFGIIPYGSGNGLARAAGIPSKPKKAFELILTGEAKPVDAFLVNEKFACMLSGVGFDAKVAHDFATKTSRGLLTYTQQSIINYFKAQPYQFEVEVNKFKFFTDAFFISVANGNQFGNNFTIAPEANISDGQLDIVIVQKMNKAKLPFAVLKQIRGNNKLETLVENITHRNILYFQTEEIKIKNLKNAPMHIDGEPVETKTDVDIKILPKCFNLILP comes from the coding sequence ATGGAGGTATTTGAAAAGATACAATCGGTTGATTTGCAAAAAGTAATTATTGGTAAGCAAAAAAGAAAAATTATTTATCTTGTTAATCCGGTTTCTGGGACAACAAAGAAATCGACCCTGGTTAATCTCATAGAAAAAATAAGCAAAGAGCAAGAGTTATATTGTGAAATATTACCTACAAACCAAAGAGGTAATTACGATTTTTTAATTGAAAGAATTTACAAAGATAATATCACGGATATTGTAATAATTGGCGGGGACGGAACTGTCAATCATGTTGTAGGCGCACTATATGATCAACCTGTTAATTTTGGAATTATTCCATATGGAAGTGGAAATGGATTGGCAAGAGCAGCGGGCATTCCTTCAAAACCCAAAAAAGCTTTTGAACTTATTTTAACCGGAGAAGCAAAACCAGTAGATGCATTTTTAGTCAATGAAAAATTTGCCTGCATGTTAAGTGGTGTGGGCTTTGATGCGAAAGTAGCCCATGACTTTGCAACAAAAACTTCAAGAGGATTGCTCACCTATACACAACAAAGTATTATTAATTATTTTAAAGCACAGCCTTATCAATTTGAAGTAGAGGTAAATAAGTTTAAATTTTTTACAGATGCCTTTTTTATAAGTGTAGCTAACGGCAATCAATTTGGAAATAATTTTACGATAGCGCCTGAGGCAAATATTTCCGATGGTCAATTAGATATTGTAATTGTTCAGAAAATGAATAAAGCGAAACTTCCTTTTGCTGTTTTAAAACAAATAAGAGGAAATAATAAGTTAGAAACGTTGGTAGAAAACATTACGCATCGAAATATTCTTTATTTTCAAACAGAAGAGATAAAAATTAAAAATCTGAAGAATGCACCAATGCATATCGATGGAGAACCCGTTGAAACAAAAACAGACGTGGATATAAAAATTTTGCCCAAGTGCTTTAATCTGATACTTCCTTAA
- the chrA gene encoding chromate efflux transporter, whose product MRHLQFLKAVLLYTLTAFGGAQGHFAMMLKTFVQERKDITEKELLEYNAFCQMLPGASSSQTITLIGYKRGGLLLAIITLITWILPATIIMGGLSFLLDFLNAKAINTKEIFKYIKPMAVGFIAFSAFKLLKISVTNTITRVILVSATIITYLLFKSPWVFPSVIVAAGIATNFSSKRIPQQEIPPKKIRWGNILIFFAVFLLAAFFSETARRENWPQRGKFNLFENCYRFGSLTFGGGDVLAPLMYGQYVVRPNTVPKTNKNVLSMGNDDFLTGYGMLKAIPGPTFSISAFVGGMVLKKQGLWSQFWGCIIATVAIFLPSTLLILFFFPVWNNLKKYAAIYRSLEGINAAVVGIIFASSFYLLKDISVNVFDGSIEHVINLCTIAGTFILLRYTKIRAPYIVLLCLVLGIIF is encoded by the coding sequence ATGCGACATTTACAATTTCTAAAAGCAGTACTACTATATACTTTAACAGCGTTTGGTGGTGCACAGGGTCATTTTGCAATGATGCTAAAAACCTTTGTTCAGGAGAGAAAAGATATTACAGAGAAAGAATTATTAGAATACAATGCTTTTTGTCAAATGCTTCCCGGGGCTTCTTCTTCTCAAACCATTACGCTCATAGGCTATAAACGAGGTGGATTATTATTGGCCATCATAACATTAATAACCTGGATATTACCGGCAACCATTATAATGGGTGGTTTATCTTTTTTATTAGATTTTTTGAATGCGAAAGCTATTAATACAAAAGAAATTTTTAAGTATATCAAGCCCATGGCTGTAGGCTTTATTGCGTTTTCTGCTTTTAAATTATTAAAAATATCTGTTACCAATACCATTACACGCGTCATCTTGGTCTCTGCAACTATTATTACTTATTTATTGTTTAAAAGCCCTTGGGTTTTTCCTTCAGTAATTGTTGCCGCAGGTATTGCGACAAATTTTAGCAGTAAACGTATTCCTCAGCAAGAAATTCCACCCAAAAAAATACGCTGGGGAAATATTTTAATTTTCTTCGCAGTTTTCCTATTGGCTGCATTTTTTTCAGAAACTGCGCGAAGAGAAAATTGGCCACAAAGAGGAAAGTTTAATTTGTTTGAAAACTGTTACCGCTTTGGCTCTCTCACGTTTGGTGGAGGAGATGTATTAGCACCTCTTATGTATGGACAATATGTAGTGCGTCCTAATACCGTTCCCAAAACTAACAAAAATGTATTGAGCATGGGAAACGATGATTTTTTAACAGGATATGGAATGTTGAAAGCTATTCCGGGGCCAACTTTTTCTATAAGTGCTTTTGTTGGTGGAATGGTGCTAAAAAAGCAGGGGCTCTGGTCTCAATTTTGGGGATGTATTATCGCAACAGTTGCTATTTTTCTCCCCTCTACATTATTAATTTTATTCTTTTTCCCGGTATGGAATAATCTAAAAAAATATGCAGCTATTTATAGATCCCTAGAAGGCATAAATGCCGCAGTTGTTGGAATTATATTTGCCTCTTCTTTTTATCTATTAAAAGATATTTCAGTGAATGTATTTGACGGAAGTATTGAGCATGTCATTAATCTTTGTACAATTGCCGGGACATTTATATTGCTTAGATACACAAAAATACGTGCTCCTTATATTGTGCTCTTATGTTTAGTTCTAGGTATTATATTTTAA
- the nadD gene encoding nicotinate (nicotinamide) nucleotide adenylyltransferase: MKIGLYFGSFNPIHIGHMIIAEHVVNNSDLKQVWFVLSPHNPLKSSNTLLNEYDRLHLLNIAIDDNERFRAMDVEFKLPKPSYTITTLVYLEEKYPQHEFVIVIGSDSFTNLSKWKNYETLIKNYSFIVYRRPGFEINTETTKNINYELLDAPLLDISATFIRAQLKERKDIKYLLPHGVYSEIESNKYYL; encoded by the coding sequence ATGAAAATAGGGTTATATTTTGGCTCCTTTAATCCGATACATATTGGTCACATGATTATTGCAGAACATGTTGTTAATAACTCGGACCTAAAACAGGTTTGGTTTGTACTTTCCCCTCACAATCCTTTAAAATCATCTAATACGCTTCTTAATGAATATGATCGCTTACATTTATTAAATATAGCAATTGATGATAACGAAAGGTTTAGAGCAATGGATGTAGAGTTTAAATTGCCAAAACCATCTTACACAATAACCACACTTGTGTATTTAGAGGAAAAATATCCGCAACATGAATTTGTTATAGTAATAGGTTCTGACAGTTTTACCAATTTATCAAAATGGAAAAATTACGAAACATTAATTAAGAATTATTCTTTCATCGTTTACCGACGACCCGGATTTGAAATAAATACGGAAACAACAAAAAACATCAATTACGAACTACTTGACGCGCCTCTTTTAGACATTTCCGCTACATTTATAAGAGCTCAATTAAAGGAAAGAAAAGATATTAAATACTTACTTCCCCATGGAGTATATAGTGAAATAGAATCAAATAAATATTATTTATAA
- a CDS encoding FeoA family protein, which yields MKKLSDIGVGKSVVIKEFVNNEIFIKLMEMGCIPGEIIKVDQIAPLGDPISISVVGYNLSLRLNEAEYILVEEI from the coding sequence ATGAAGAAATTGTCTGATATTGGTGTGGGAAAATCAGTGGTGATAAAGGAATTTGTAAATAATGAAATTTTTATAAAACTGATGGAAATGGGGTGCATCCCGGGGGAAATTATCAAAGTTGATCAAATAGCTCCATTAGGAGATCCTATTTCTATTTCGGTAGTTGGGTATAATCTTAGCCTGCGATTAAATGAAGCCGAATATATTTTAGTAGAAGAAATTTAA